A stretch of Polypterus senegalus isolate Bchr_013 chromosome 5, ASM1683550v1, whole genome shotgun sequence DNA encodes these proteins:
- the lypla1 gene encoding acyl-protein thioesterase 1 isoform X2 codes for MISLHIMVASLCRSITRSVRCMCGNNMSAPLPAIVPAARKATAAVIFLHGLGDTGHGWAEAFAGIRAPHVKYICPHAPIMPVSLNMNMAMPSWFDIIGLSPDAEEDDSGIKKAAETIKALIDQEVKNGIPSHRIVLGGFSQGGALSLYTALTTQQKLAGVVSLSCWLPLRSTFPQAANNTANKNINILHCHGEADPLVPLVFGCLTVEKLKNIVGPESITFKTYPRMQHSSCPQEMMDIKHFIEKQLPPIN; via the exons ATGATTTCCTTACATATCATGGTTGCCTCGCTATGCCGATCTATTACG CGATCAGTTCGTTGCATGTGCGGTAACAACATGTCTGCGCCGCTCCCAGCCATTGTCCCTGCAGCAAGGAAAGCCACAGCCGCG GTAATATTTCTGCATGGATTGGGAGACACTGG gcATGGCTGGGCAGAGGCATTTGCAGGAATCAGAGCACCTCATGTGAAATATATTTGTCCTCATGC gcCAATAATGCCAGTTTCTCTGAACATGAATATGGCCATGCCCTCATG gtttgaTATTATTGGTCTTAGTCCagatgcagaggaagatgattcTGGAATTAAAAAAGCTGCAGAGACCA TAAAGGCACTGATAGACCAAGAAGTTAAAAATGGAATTCCTTCTCACAGAATTGTTTTGGGAGGATTTTCCCAG GGAGGAGCATTATCATTGTACACCGCACTGACTACACAACAAAAATTGGCTGGTGTGGTTTCTCTGAGCTGCTGGTTGCCACTGCGCAGCACATTTCCACag GCAGCAAATAATAcagcaaataaaaacattaatattctACACTGCCATGGGGAGGCGGATCCACTGGTTCCTCTGGTGTTTGGGTGTCTCACTGTTGAAAAGCTGAAGAACATTGTTGGTCCAGAGAGCATCACTTTCAAAACATACCCAAGAATGCAACATAGTTCCTGTCCTCAG GAAATGATGGATATCAAGCACTTCATTGAAAAGCAACTACCTCCGATTAACTAA
- the lypla1 gene encoding acyl-protein thioesterase 1 isoform X1 — protein sequence MCGNNMSAPLPAIVPAARKATAAVIFLHGLGDTGHGWAEAFAGIRAPHVKYICPHAPIMPVSLNMNMAMPSWFDIIGLSPDAEEDDSGIKKAAETIKALIDQEVKNGIPSHRIVLGGFSQGGALSLYTALTTQQKLAGVVSLSCWLPLRSTFPQAANNTANKNINILHCHGEADPLVPLVFGCLTVEKLKNIVGPESITFKTYPRMQHSSCPQEMMDIKHFIEKQLPPIN from the exons ATGTGCGGTAACAACATGTCTGCGCCGCTCCCAGCCATTGTCCCTGCAGCAAGGAAAGCCACAGCCGCG GTAATATTTCTGCATGGATTGGGAGACACTGG gcATGGCTGGGCAGAGGCATTTGCAGGAATCAGAGCACCTCATGTGAAATATATTTGTCCTCATGC gcCAATAATGCCAGTTTCTCTGAACATGAATATGGCCATGCCCTCATG gtttgaTATTATTGGTCTTAGTCCagatgcagaggaagatgattcTGGAATTAAAAAAGCTGCAGAGACCA TAAAGGCACTGATAGACCAAGAAGTTAAAAATGGAATTCCTTCTCACAGAATTGTTTTGGGAGGATTTTCCCAG GGAGGAGCATTATCATTGTACACCGCACTGACTACACAACAAAAATTGGCTGGTGTGGTTTCTCTGAGCTGCTGGTTGCCACTGCGCAGCACATTTCCACag GCAGCAAATAATAcagcaaataaaaacattaatattctACACTGCCATGGGGAGGCGGATCCACTGGTTCCTCTGGTGTTTGGGTGTCTCACTGTTGAAAAGCTGAAGAACATTGTTGGTCCAGAGAGCATCACTTTCAAAACATACCCAAGAATGCAACATAGTTCCTGTCCTCAG GAAATGATGGATATCAAGCACTTCATTGAAAAGCAACTACCTCCGATTAACTAA